In Halogranum gelatinilyticum, the DNA window TGGCCTCGATGGCGTCGGCTAGCTCTGAAACCCTGAGGTCCTTCGCACGGTCGAGTTCGGCTTCGAGGCTCTGCATGGCTGTTGATGTGTGGTCACCGGACTAAACGGCGTCGGGATGGCTATTGGTCGGATATTCCGTATTGGTTGTTGGGCGCGGAGCAGTGAACACCTCGAAATCCCACTCTTTTGCGGTCTGGAACGGTGACGCCACGAAATCCCACTCCTTTGCTATCAGAAACGGAGACTCCTCGAAAGCCCACGCGCTCTCGACTCGGGAGGCTCGTTGCGCCCTTCACTCGCTTCGCTCGTTCCAGTGCTTACGTCGCCTTCCGTCGCCGAGAGCGCGTCCCCTTTCGGTCCCGCCCCGACAGCACAGCCACACCCTCCCCAACCGATTCACTCACTCGCTACGCTCGTTCCCTCATCCCTCGCACGAGTGTGACGCGCCGACGGAGCGGCGCGAAGCCACGCGCCACGGTGGTTTGTCGGCAACCGTTACTCGGCGACAGCGACCGTCTCGCTCTCTACGTCCCACACGACCCTGCCGTCCGCCACCAGCTTCTCGATGTGTGCGACGACCGTCGCCCGCGCGAGGTCCCGAACCCCCGAGAGGTCCTTGTCGTAGGCGGCATCGAGCACCGCGTCCGGGTCGGTCGCGCCAGACTTGATAGCGTCCAGCACGCGCTGTTCGCGGTCCAAGCGGTGTTGAATCAGTCGGTCCAGCGTCGCGGCGGGGTCGTCGACGAGCGGGCCGTGACCGGGCAGGAGCCGCGTCGCCGACTCCGCCTTCACCCGCCGTAGCGAGTCGAGATACCGGGCCATGTCGCCCTCGGGTGCCCCGACGACGACGCTGCCCGCCGCGGCCGCGAGATCGCCGCAGAGGACGTGGCCGTCGGCGACGAACGCGACGTGGTCCGGGGCGTGGCCGGGCGTGTCGAGCACGCGAACTGCCCCGTCGCCGGTTTCGAGCACGTCACCGAACGTCGCGTCCGGCTCACGGCCCGTCGCCGCTTCGAACCGCTCGACGTGGGCCTCGTGCGCCCAGACCGTCGCATCGGTCGACTCGGCGTAGTGGGTCACCGCGCCGACGTGGTCCGGATGGGTGTGCGTGGCCGCGATGTGGGCGACGTCGCGGTCGGCGACGGCCGCGTCGAGGTCGTCGCTTCGGGCCGGGGGGTCGACGAGGAGGGCGTCGTCGCGGCCGACGAGATAGGCGTTGGTCTGGCCCGTCGGGGCGCGGGTCTCCACCGGGACCGAGACGCGGGAGATATCCATTGCTGTAGCTCTCGGGAACAGCGGCGTCGTCAAAAGCCTGTCTCCGTCGGTCCCTCAGGACCGCGTGAACTTCGCGAGGTCGACCTCGCCGCCGACCTTCGCGAGGTCCGCGGCCGACTCGTAGGGACGGTTGACGACGATGTTTCCGGCCGTCTGCTTGCCGACGCCGGGAATCGCCTGCAACTCCTTCATCGACGCCCCGTTGACGTCCAGCGGATACGGGACGCCCGTCACCGAGCGGTAGCCGTAGTCGACGATGGCGACGTCGATGGTTTGGCCGAGTTCACGTTCGCCGGGGATACCGACGAGCAGCGGATAGGTCCCGAGCTGCCGGCCGAAGGTCGTCCCGTCCTGGTGGTACTCCAGATGAACGTTCTTCAGCACGGTTCCGGGCGGCGCGACCCGCCGCAGCATCGGTCGGTCGATCTCCTCGCGGACCTCTTTCTTGTACTTCTTGAAGAGCTTCTTGTGGTCCTTGGCGATCTGGGCACCCGTGTCCGACATATCGGTCCCGTCGAAGGCCATGACCTGCCGGATGTTGATCCGGCGGACCATCAGCCCCTCGTCGTAGACGCGGTGCAGGAACCGCTTGTTGTGCGCGAAGGTCTCCTCGCGTTCGCCCTTGAGACCGTGCAGCAGGTTGATGCCGGGCAGGAGTTTCGGCAGGCGGTCGGGTGCTTCGTCGCCGAACGTCGGCGCGTCCGCGGGGTCCTCGCCGGGCCGCCAGCCACCGGCTTCGTTGACGATTTTGACTGCCTCGAAACATTCCTCGGCCGAGACGTTGAGGTTGTTCTCCTCCTGCACGAGCGGGTCGGCCGATTCGAGACCGAACGCAGCCGTGTCGCCGGGCGTGTTGTGCTCGGCGATGATGCGGATGCCCTCCTTGGACTTCTCGGGCCACTTCGCGATGGTGATGGGGTTCATGTTGTCGAGGTGGAGCGTCCCGAGGTCGGGAGCCACCTCTCGAATCCCGCCGTAGAGCCGCCGCAGCGCGTCGGGGTTCGGAGCTTCGCCGTCGCCGCCGAAGGCCAGAATGTCGGCCTGTCGGCCGAGGCGGAAATGTCGCGCGCCACGGTTGTAGAGGTTCTCGACCTCCCGGACGACCGAATCTGCCGTACGGAAAGCCGGATTGCCGTACAGCGGCTCCGTACAGAACGAGCAGCGGTAGGCACAGCCCCTGCTCGTCTCCATCTCACAGATGAGATACTCGGGATGGTTCGGGTGCTGCTCGACCACGAACGCGCCCCGTGCGGCCCAGCGGTCCAACTCTTCGTTGTCGCGCATCCGGTTGCCGAAGCCCTCCATCCCGGAGTCGACGAGGTCGTAGGCCGCGGCCTCGATGTCGCCCTTCGCGACGAAGTCGTAGTCGAGGTCCTTGCGCTCCATGTCCTGTCCACCGGCGTTCTCGTCGCCGACGCCGAAGCGGATGGGCCCGCCCATCAAGCTCGTGCCGTCGGCGACCCACGCGAGCTTCTTCACCTCGTCGGGTTCGGCGGGGGTGCCGCCGACGTACTTGCCGGGAACGGTCATGCCGCCGATGTAGATCATCAGGTCGGCGTCGGCGACGTCGCTCCACTTCTGGCGGTCGTCGCGGAGTTCGTCGATGGTGTGGTACGTTATCTGCGTCTCGGGGACACCGGCGTCGACGAGCGCGCCCGCCGTGAACCGGGGATACGTCGAGATGTA includes these proteins:
- a CDS encoding MBL fold metallo-hydrolase — protein: MDISRVSVPVETRAPTGQTNAYLVGRDDALLVDPPARSDDLDAAVADRDVAHIAATHTHPDHVGAVTHYAESTDATVWAHEAHVERFEAATGREPDATFGDVLETGDGAVRVLDTPGHAPDHVAFVADGHVLCGDLAAAAGSVVVGAPEGDMARYLDSLRRVKAESATRLLPGHGPLVDDPAATLDRLIQHRLDREQRVLDAIKSGATDPDAVLDAAYDKDLSGVRDLARATVVAHIEKLVADGRVVWDVESETVAVAE
- a CDS encoding radical SAM protein, with product MTDPADLSVTLVDGYVDEPAHFGVPPYISTYPRFTAGALVDAGVPETQITYHTIDELRDDRQKWSDVADADLMIYIGGMTVPGKYVGGTPAEPDEVKKLAWVADGTSLMGGPIRFGVGDENAGGQDMERKDLDYDFVAKGDIEAAAYDLVDSGMEGFGNRMRDNEELDRWAARGAFVVEQHPNHPEYLICEMETSRGCAYRCSFCTEPLYGNPAFRTADSVVREVENLYNRGARHFRLGRQADILAFGGDGEAPNPDALRRLYGGIREVAPDLGTLHLDNMNPITIAKWPEKSKEGIRIIAEHNTPGDTAAFGLESADPLVQEENNLNVSAEECFEAVKIVNEAGGWRPGEDPADAPTFGDEAPDRLPKLLPGINLLHGLKGEREETFAHNKRFLHRVYDEGLMVRRINIRQVMAFDGTDMSDTGAQIAKDHKKLFKKYKKEVREEIDRPMLRRVAPPGTVLKNVHLEYHQDGTTFGRQLGTYPLLVGIPGERELGQTIDVAIVDYGYRSVTGVPYPLDVNGASMKELQAIPGVGKQTAGNIVVNRPYESAADLAKVGGEVDLAKFTRS